The genomic window CGGTCACTCCCGGCCCCAGGGCGGACATGGTGCGCAACCGGCGCCTCCTGCTCGAAGCGGCGACCGCGGCGTTCGCCGAGCACGGGGTGGATGTGCCGATCGGCGAGATCGCCCAGCGCGCAGGCCTCGCCAAGGGCACCGTCTTCCGGCATTTCGCCTCGAAGGAGGATCTGCTCGCGGCGATCACCCTCCGGATGCTCGACCAGCTCCTCGATACGGCCGACCGGCTTGTCACCGCGGATGACGCGGATGCGGCGCTGGAGGAGTTCATGGCCGACGGCGTCGAAGTGCTCGCCGCGGACCGTGCCTTCTGCGAGGTCATCGGGCGCCCGTCACTGCAACACGTCGAGGTTCGGGATGCCATCGACCGCCTCTGCGACGCCGCCGAGGCGCTCACCGCCAGGGCGCGCGAGTCGGGCGCCGTCCGCGCCGACGTCACCGGAACCGACATCGTGCTGCTGCTCGGCGGCATCCAGCAGACGGCAGCGCCCGTACTCGGCGCGGATCCGCAGGCGTGGCGGCGCTTCCTCCAGCTGGCCCTCGACGGCCTGCGCGTCGTCGGCGGCCGCGAACTGCCGCATCCGCTCCCCGGCCGCCTCGACCTCGACCCCGCCGGACCGGCCTGACCGGCGACGCAGCCCCGCGCCCGGCAGGTCAGGCCGGTGGCTCGTCCACGAAGAAACTGTCGTGGCGGACAAGGAAGTCCTTGAACTCCTCACCGCCGCGCTGCGCCATCTCGGCCACCTGCTCGAAGTATTCCTCGCGCGGGGCTCCGGGCGAGAAGAGCAGCAGCATCGACGCCGGCTCATCGGACTCATTGTGAAAGGCGTGCAGACCCCCGACCGGCACGTACAGGAAGTCGCCCGGCCCCGCGGCGATCCACTTCTCGCCGCCGAAGAGCTGCATCGTTCCCGACAGGATGAAGAAAGACTCCGAGATGGACCGGTGGAAATGGGTGCTCGGCCCCGGCGACCCGGGACCCATGTCGATCCGGTAAAGGCCGAACTCGCCTCCGGTCAAGGACTGGGTGGCGAGATAGTGCGTCTCGTTGCCGGACTCCGCCGTGAGCTCGGCGGGCGTGTCGGCGGACCTGAACTTGGCGTTGACCTCGCCGTCTTCCGCGAGATAACGCGGCGGTGGGTAGGACATGAGCCATCTCCTCGGTATCGGGTAGGCGCATTTTCCCCCAGCGCCATCGTAAAGCGCGGGTCGGTGCTCCGCATGCACGGCCGGGCAGCGAGGGCGCGGGCGGGCGAGCATCGTGCGCGCCGGGCACACGGCCTACGCATGTGCTGACTACCCTTGGGTGACAGGTGCCTCCGCGCCGGACGGCGCGCTCATATGAGGCCGCCCCGGGAGTGCTCGGAAATGACGCACATCGGAAATCACCGAACTCGACCGCCCGTGCCGCTGACCGACCGTGACCGGTCGGGGAGCTATGCGGTCAGCGCGGAATTCTACGACGTCCTGCAAGCCGACCAGGACGCGGAATGCGTGCGCCGCCTCTACGGCGAGGACGTGGAGGACGCCCGCCTCGGCGTGCTGGACGTCGGCGCAGGGACGGGACGGGTCACCCTGATGAGCCTGCTGGGGTCCCGGGTCTGCGTGCACGCCGTGGAGCCGGCCCGATCCATGCGCGCACCGCTGATGACCCGCCTGACATCCCTGCCGGCGGCCATGCGGGAGCGCGTCACCGTGCACCCGCGACCGCTCGACGAGACGGGACTGGACGAGGTCGCCGACGTGGCCATCTGCCACAACATGATCGCCTGCGTCCCGCCCGCCTCCCGTGACAGGCTGTGGCCGGCTGTCGCCGACGCCCTCGTACCCGGCGGCACGTTCCTGCTCCAACTCCCCCCGGCCGACCTGCCCGAGGGTGAGAGCACGCATGTCCTCACCAGCCAGCGGGTCGGCGAGCACGAGTACGGCGGGCGCGTGGTGACCTCGCCGGAGGCGGACCGGATCCGTACACGCTTCGACTACTGGGCGAGGGCCGAGGACGGTGTCCTCATCGAGAACAGCGAGACCTTCTGGATGTGGCCCACCCCCCGCGCCGAGATGGCCGACGACCTGCGCGAGCACGGGTTCGTACCGCTCGCTGAGCGCGCCGACCCCGCGGTGCTGGCCCTCAGGAACCGGTAGCGGCCCGGCCGCCCGGCCCCCTTAGGGTGCTGGCTGGGGTCGTGGAGCGATGATCGGGGTGGCGGAGTTGCGGGCTGTGGTCTTCGAGGAGTTCGGGCGGCCGGCCGAGGTGCGGGAGGTGGCCGATCCGGTGCCGCCGGACGGCGGGGTGGTCGTGCGGGTCGGGGCCACCGGCCTGTGCCGCAGCGACTGGCACGGCTGGATGGGCCACGACGACGGCATCGCGCTGCCCCACGTGCCCGGACACGAACTGGCCGGCGAGGTGGTGGCAGTGGCAGCCGGGGTCACCGGCTGGCGGGCGGGCGACCGGGTCACCGTCCCCTTCGTCTGCGCCTGCGGGCGCTGCCCCGCCTGCGCGCGCGGTGACCAGCAGGTGTGCGAGCGCCAGCAGCAGCCCGGGTTCACCCACTGGGGATCCTTCGCCGAATACGTGGCCCTGCACGCGGCCGACACCAACCTGGTCGCGGTGCCCGAGGACATGTCGTACGTGGCAGCGGCCTCGCTCGGCTGCCGGTTCGCCACCGCCTATCGCGCGGTCGTCGCGCAGGGCCGCGTCCGGGCCGGCGAATGGGTGGCGGTGCACGGCTGCGGGGGAGTGGGGCTGTCCGCGGTGATGGTGGCGGTCGCGTGCGGGGCGCGGGTCGTCGCGGTCGATACGGCGCCGGGCGCGCTGGAGTCGGCCCGGCGGTTCGGTGCGGCGGCGTGCGTGGACCCGCGTGCGGCCGGCGGCGACACGGCCGGTGCGGTCCGCGCGGCGACCGGCGGCGGCGCGCACGTCTCGCTCGACGCGCTGGGCTCCGCGGCCACCCTGGCGGCCTCGGTGGCCGGGCTGCGGTCCCGCGGCCGGCACGTGCAGGTGGGGCTGCTGCCGGCGGGCGGCGTTCCGGTGCCGATGGACCGGGTGGTCGCCCTGGAACTGGAACTCCTCGGCAGCCACGGCATGGCCGCCCACGCCTACCCCGAACTCATGCGCCAGCTCGCAGCGGGCACCCTGCGGCCCGATCTGCTGGTCGGCGACGTCATCGGTCTCGACGACGCACCGCACGCCCTGGCCGCGCTGAGCGACGGCTCGCCCGCCGGAGTCACGGTGATCGAACCCCGGCGACCGGCGGCCCGGCCCGCCTGACCCCACCGGCCCCGCGGGTTCGAGAGCGCCCGGTCACGGCATCCGAAAGTCGACCCGGCTCGCCGATCGGCCCGCACCGGTAGCGCAGGGCGTCGGAGGTAGGTTTCTGAAGGATCAGAGGTTCGGTCGACGGAGGAAGGCAGAAGACATTGGGACTCGACTCCTACCGCACCCTGGGCCCCTCCGGCCTGCGGGTCAGCCCGCTCGCCCTGGGGACGATGACGTTCGGCGACGCAAGCTGGGGCGCCGACGCCGACACCTCCCACCGCATCATCGACCGCTACGTGGAAGCGGGCGGGAACTTCCTCGACAGTGCCAACGGATACAACGACGGCAAGTCCGAGGAGACGATCGCCGGTTACCTCGCCAAGCACCCCGGCGTGCGGGACCGCCTGGTCCTGGCCACGAAGTTCGGCGGGAACATGTTCCCCGGCGACCCGAACGGCGGCGGCGCCGGCCGCAAGGCGATCATGCAGCAGGTCGAGGCGTCCCTGCGCCGTCTCGGCACCGACTACATCGACCTCTACTGGCAGCACAACTTCGACCGCCACACCGCGATCCAGGAGACCATGGCGACCCTGGACGACCTGGTGCGCGCGGGCAAGATCCGCTACATCGGGCTCTCCGACACCCACGCCTGGGAAGTCGCCCGGGCCGGCACCATCGCCGAATTCCGCGGCTGGTCACCCGTGGCCGCGATCCAGGTCGAATACTCCCTGCTCCAGCGCACCGTCGAAGGCGAGCTCTTCGGCGTCGCCCGCGAACTCGGCCTCGGCGTCACCCCCTGGAGCCCGCTGGCCAGCGGAGTGCTCTCCGGCAAGTACTCACGCGACAATCCCGCGCCTGAGGGGTCCGGCCGGGCCAATTGGACCGCCGGCCGCCTCAACGAGTCGACCTTCGCGCTGCTGGACGTCCTGCAGCGCATCGCCTCCGACCTGAACGCCTCCGTCGCCGCGGTGGCGCTGGCCTGGGTACGGGCCCGGCCGGAGGTCACCTCCACCATCATCGGCGCCCGCACGGTGCAGCAACTCGACGCCAACCTCGCGTCCCTGGACGTCAGCGTTCCGGACGAGCAGCTCGCCGAGCTGTCCGCACTCACCGCGCCGAAGCTCGACTTCCCGGCCGACTTCGTCAACGACGTCGCGATCCCCTGGCAGCAGGGCGGCACCACCATCGACGACGTGCCGTCCGAGCCGTACAGCAGGGGCTGACCGGCGCCCCGGGCGCGCGAAATCGCCTTCAGGCGGCGGGCGCAGCCGGCGTCCGGCCGCGCCCGGTGTCCCACGTCCGGGCCGTCGCCCCCGCACGGCACCCGGCGGGGGCCCGGCCCTCCGCCGCCCACGAAGGGGTGTTGTGCACCCTTTTTCCGCCCGCCCGGTGTCCTCCTGGTCGGCTCAGTTGCGCCGCGGCGAGTGGGTTCCGAATCCCTGCCTCAATTTTTGGTAAATAATATCGAGTCAAGCGGAATTCCTACTTCTTGTTGTGATCGCGAAATCCGTCTTCCCTATGCTTTGGGTCGATTTCTGCTGGATGTGCGGGTGGAGATCGGACCTGGCTGCGGCTACTGTTTTGAAGCAGAGGGGGGAATAGTGGTACGGATCTCGGATCGTTTGACGGATTCAGGTCAATCGATTTCAAGGATTAGGTGTCCGCTGTTTTCCCGCTCGTTTTCGATTGTCCGAATTCTGAGAGGGTGTACTCCATGAACATGATCACGAAGCGCGCGTCCGGTGCCCTGGCCGCCGGCGCGGTCGCCGCGCTCATCGGGCTGACGGGGGCGCCGTCCGCCCACGCGGCAGCAGGTCCGAACGTCGTCGCGCGGCCGTTCAGCTCCAGCCACTGCGGTGCGAAGTGGTGTGTCAGCGTCGTCGGCTCGGGGCTGCACGTGGACTACGAGACGGTGTCCGAGATAAACAACGGCGCCATGGTCGGTTACGTGACGGCGCAGGACGACGACGACAGCTGGCACAAGGCATCGGCCTGGGTCGCCGCAAGCAGCGGCTCGGAGAAGCTCACCGTGAATCGCAGCTTCTCCAACAACAGCAGTTTCTGCGGCGGTATCAGTTCCAGCAGTTCGTGGACGGACTACAAGGACATGGTCTGTTTCACCATTCACAGCTGATGTAGGGGCGACAAGGGGCGGCCGGAAACGGCCGCCTCTTGTCGGTCTGCCGGAATGGATCGAGTGGCTGCTCGGCGGGCGGTTATCGGCGTGACCCGGCCCACCGGCTCGGCGTCCATGCGAGGCGTCTGCCGGGCGGGCGCCGCCCGGCTCAGCGCTGGGGGTCCTGGACGTCCGGGCGGGCCAGGACATAGGAGAAGCGGCGGATTCTGGGAGCCCAGAGGCGGAAACTCTTCAGGTCGGGCAGCGTCACCTCGGCCGACGCGCGCAGCACCCCGGCGTGCAGGCGGGCCCACGCGGCGGCATTTCGCAGGCCGACGTCACCGGCGACGCCGTTGGCGAAGTCACGGACCTCCAGGCTCGCGACGAAATCGGGCCAGGAGGTGTCGGGGAGACGGTGCATCAGGCCGC from Streptomyces sp. NBC_01198 includes these protein-coding regions:
- a CDS encoding TetR/AcrR family transcriptional regulator — translated: MTEAVTPGPRADMVRNRRLLLEAATAAFAEHGVDVPIGEIAQRAGLAKGTVFRHFASKEDLLAAITLRMLDQLLDTADRLVTADDADAALEEFMADGVEVLAADRAFCEVIGRPSLQHVEVRDAIDRLCDAAEALTARARESGAVRADVTGTDIVLLLGGIQQTAAPVLGADPQAWRRFLQLALDGLRVVGGRELPHPLPGRLDLDPAGPA
- a CDS encoding zinc-dependent alcohol dehydrogenase family protein, which produces MRAVVFEEFGRPAEVREVADPVPPDGGVVVRVGATGLCRSDWHGWMGHDDGIALPHVPGHELAGEVVAVAAGVTGWRAGDRVTVPFVCACGRCPACARGDQQVCERQQQPGFTHWGSFAEYVALHAADTNLVAVPEDMSYVAAASLGCRFATAYRAVVAQGRVRAGEWVAVHGCGGVGLSAVMVAVACGARVVAVDTAPGALESARRFGAAACVDPRAAGGDTAGAVRAATGGGAHVSLDALGSAATLAASVAGLRSRGRHVQVGLLPAGGVPVPMDRVVALELELLGSHGMAAHAYPELMRQLAAGTLRPDLLVGDVIGLDDAPHALAALSDGSPAGVTVIEPRRPAARPA
- a CDS encoding class I SAM-dependent methyltransferase, with amino-acid sequence MTHIGNHRTRPPVPLTDRDRSGSYAVSAEFYDVLQADQDAECVRRLYGEDVEDARLGVLDVGAGTGRVTLMSLLGSRVCVHAVEPARSMRAPLMTRLTSLPAAMRERVTVHPRPLDETGLDEVADVAICHNMIACVPPASRDRLWPAVADALVPGGTFLLQLPPADLPEGESTHVLTSQRVGEHEYGGRVVTSPEADRIRTRFDYWARAEDGVLIENSETFWMWPTPRAEMADDLREHGFVPLAERADPAVLALRNR
- a CDS encoding cupin domain-containing protein — encoded protein: MSYPPPRYLAEDGEVNAKFRSADTPAELTAESGNETHYLATQSLTGGEFGLYRIDMGPGSPGPSTHFHRSISESFFILSGTMQLFGGEKWIAAGPGDFLYVPVGGLHAFHNESDEPASMLLLFSPGAPREEYFEQVAEMAQRGGEEFKDFLVRHDSFFVDEPPA
- a CDS encoding aldo/keto reductase is translated as MGLDSYRTLGPSGLRVSPLALGTMTFGDASWGADADTSHRIIDRYVEAGGNFLDSANGYNDGKSEETIAGYLAKHPGVRDRLVLATKFGGNMFPGDPNGGGAGRKAIMQQVEASLRRLGTDYIDLYWQHNFDRHTAIQETMATLDDLVRAGKIRYIGLSDTHAWEVARAGTIAEFRGWSPVAAIQVEYSLLQRTVEGELFGVARELGLGVTPWSPLASGVLSGKYSRDNPAPEGSGRANWTAGRLNESTFALLDVLQRIASDLNASVAAVALAWVRARPEVTSTIIGARTVQQLDANLASLDVSVPDEQLAELSALTAPKLDFPADFVNDVAIPWQQGGTTIDDVPSEPYSRG